One genomic region from Mangifera indica cultivar Alphonso chromosome 17, CATAS_Mindica_2.1, whole genome shotgun sequence encodes:
- the LOC123200977 gene encoding cytokinin dehydrogenase 2-like — protein MAVNSQTLIFFMLISMAGCGVSSWAIPLPPELSDKLHSDAEAIKAASTDYGHIISVKPSAVLFPSSVDDIKTLISFSFRSNSTPYTVAAKGNAHSVWGQAMAAGGVVVDMLSLNKNANGSRIVICGDEGSGFYADVGGEQLWIDLLNATLKHGLSPVSWTDYLYATVGGTLSNAGISGQTHRRGPEISNVEELDVVTGKGDLVTCSPQQNPDLFYGVLGGLGQFGVITRARIVLEPAKKRVKWLRILYNDFAVFTKDQESLIAVTGKNAPDYLEGQLLMDPNTNLEFFPPADRPKIISLIKQYGIIYFIEVGKYYDGSNNTVDEELKQMLKNVISFIPGCIFMADVTYLDFLNRVHPDELALREKGLWDVPHPWLNLFVPKSRIIDFDNGVFKDILLKNNFTTSLVLFYPMFRDKWDLRMSAVIPDEDVFYAAGFLDSSRFDNWEVYDKKNKEILLFCASNGIKVKQYLGHHGSKQEWIEHFGSKWNTFQQRKFQFDPKFLLSPGQKIFN, from the exons ATGGCTGTTAACAgtcaaaccctaatatttttcatgCTTATATCAATGGCAGGCTGCGGAGTCTCCAGCTGGGCTATCCCACTGCCGCCCGAGCTGAGTGACAAGCTTCACTCAGACGCTGAAGCAATCAAAGCCGCTTCTACCGATTACGGCCATATCATTTCGGTGAAGCCCTCGGCGGTTCTTTTCCCATCTTCCGTCGATGATATCAAGACTCTGATAAGTTTCTCGTTCCGAAGTAATTCTACTCCGTACACTGTAGCGGCTAAAGGCAATGCTCATTCTGTCTGGGGCCAGGCCATGGCGGCCGGCGGCGTCGTGGTGGATATGTTGTCGCTAAACAAGAATGCAAACGGAAGTAGAATTGTGATATGTGGAGACGAGGGCTCGGGTTTTTACGCCGATGTTGGGGGAGAACAGCTGTGGATTGATTTGTTGAATGCGACACTGAAACATGGACTTTCACCGGTTTCATGGACAGATTATTTGTATGCGACGGTCGGCGGGACGCTTTCAAACGCCGGAATCAGCGGCCAAACGCATCGCAGAGGCCCTGAGATTTCCAATGTCGAAGAATTAGATGTGGTTACtg GAAAAGGAGATTTAGTAACTTGCTCCCCACAACAGAACCCGGACTTGTTTTATGGAGTTCTCGGAGGTCTTGGTCAATTCGGAGTCATAACGAGAGCAAGAATAGTTCTAGAGCCGGCAAAGAAAAgg GTTAAGTGGTTACGTATCCTTTACAATGATTTTGCTGTTTTTACTAAAGATCAAGAAAGTTTGATTGCCGTCACCGGAAAAAATGCACCGGATTATTTGGAAGGTCAACTTTTAATGGATCCAAATACTAATCTTGAGTTCTTTCCACCGGCCGATCGCCCAAAAATAATCTCACTCATAAAACAATATGGCATCATCTACTTCATTGAAGTAGGCAAGTATTACGATGGCAGCAACAATACTGTGGACGAG GAGCTGAAACAAATGTTGAAAAATGTAATAAGTTTCATCCCTGGATGTATTTTCATGGCGGATGTGACCTACCTGGACTTCTTAAACAGAGTTCACCCGGACGAGTTGGCTCTTCGGGAGAAAGGACTCTGGGATGTTCCTCATCCATGGCTGAATCTCTTTGTACCCAAATCTCGAATCATCGATTTCGACAATGGCGTTTTCAAGGACATTCTTCTTAAAAACAACTTCACCACATCACTTGTCCTTTTTTACCCCATGTTCAGAGACAA ATGGGACCTCAGGATGTCTGCAGTTATACCAGATGAAGATGTGTTCTACGCTGCAGGGTTTCTGGATTCAAGTCGGTTCGATAACTGGGAGGTCtatgataagaaaaataaagagatattGCTGTTTTGTGCCAGTAATGGGATTAAAGTTAAGCAGTATCTTGGCCACCATGGAAGTAAGCAAGAATGGATTGAGCATTTCGGCTCAAAATGGAACACCTTTCAGCAgagaaaatttcagtttgatccaaaatttttattatcaccgggacaaaaaattttcaactaa